In the Dioscorea cayenensis subsp. rotundata cultivar TDr96_F1 chromosome 12, TDr96_F1_v2_PseudoChromosome.rev07_lg8_w22 25.fasta, whole genome shotgun sequence genome, one interval contains:
- the LOC120273014 gene encoding uncharacterized protein LOC120273014, whose product MDSNTFSYLQQVMDELWFSQNILLGKTRTASSTPLPAHLPTNSSSESLPGNSSTSQSRKSHAVYKEKKKRPVLNIVIGKPLFQLQHPSTPTLSADSAQKIRRRRSIRREMRTYKSLSDLENYELQGFMDLGFVFHKEKLSSEMICVIPGLQRLVEEKSGSAERRETNEEQVKRPYLSEAWLISKPDSPLLNLRMLPNSLDRADMKKHLRFWAREVASLAQQES is encoded by the exons ATGGATTCAAACACCTTCTCTTACCTCCAACAAGTCATGGATGAGCTCTGGTTCTCACAAAACATTCTCTTGGGCAAGACCAGGACTGCTTCCTCAACTCCTCTTCCTGCCCACCTACCAACAAACTCATCTTCAGAATCACTTCCAGGAAACAGCAGCACATCACAG AGTAGGAAAAGCCATGCAGtatacaaagaaaagaagaaacgACCTGTGCTGAATATCGTCATAGGAAAGCCTCTTTTCCAGCTGCAGCATCCTTCAACACCTACCTTGAGTGCAGATTCAGCACagaagataagaagaagaagaagcatacGGAGAGAGATGAGGACCTACAAGAGCCTGTCTGATCTTGAAAACTATGAGCTCCAGGGGTTCATGGATCTTGGGTTTGTATTCCACAAAGAGAAATTGAGTTCGGAGATGATATGTGTGATACCGGGACTTCAAAGACTAGTTGAAGAGAAGAGTGGAAGTGCTGAGAGGAGAGAGACCAATGAAGAACAGGTGAAAAGGCCATATCTGTCAGAGGCTTGGCTTATCAGTAAACCTGATTCTCCACTCCTCAATCTACGAATGTTGCCAAATTCTCTTGATAGAGCTGATATGAAGAAGCATCTCCGCTTCTGGGCTCGGGAGGTAGCTTCCCTGGCTCAGCAAGAATCATAA
- the LOC120273392 gene encoding protein THYLAKOID ASSEMBLY 8, chloroplastic, which produces MAAAAAVFSAQLVLRFPKRSFNASMPTLSPITCGPRDNRGPMIRGRTLSTEAILAIQALKRAGGDETKIDAIISGPVSRLIKSDLLAALAELQRQDRPRLALKLFLAARRELWYRPDPALYAQMVSALNRNQMSSEIDVLVSDLIEEQEGKDETFVHDIRGVARLVKSLLAAGKGEAVKEMYGLMKRRGCRPDEFLFRLLIRGLRRLGEIDAADEVEKDFKVWFDGGVGAESVPV; this is translated from the coding sequence ATGGCTGCCGCCGCCGCTGTCTTCTCCGCGCAGCTTGTACTCCGCTTCCCGAAACGCTCCTTCAATGCTTCCATGCCCACCCTCTCGCCAATCACTTGCGGTCCGCGCGACAACCGTGGGCCGATGATTCGCGGCCGGACGCTGAGCACGGAGGCGATACTCGCCATCCAAGCCCTGAAACGCGCTGGCGGGGACGAAACCAAGATCGATGCCATCATCTCCGGTCCCGTATCCAGGCTTATCAAATCGGACCTCCTCGCCGCCCTCGCCGAGCTCCAGCGCCAGGATAGGCCCCGGCTTGCCCTCAAGCTCTTCCTTGCCGCACGCCGCGAGCTCTGGTACCGCCCTGACCCTGCCCTCTATGCCCAGATGGTCTCCGCCCTCAATCGTAACCAGATGAGCTCCGAGATCGACGTCTTGGTCTCCGATTTAATCGAAGAACAAGAAGGGAAAGATGAGACCTTTGTGCATGATATTCGTGGTGTCGCGAGGTTAGTGAAATCTTTGTTGGCGGCAGGGAAGGGGGAGGCTGTGAAGGAGATGTATGGGTTGATGAAGAGAAGAGGGTGCCGGCCGGATGAGTTTTTGTTTCGGCTTCTGATCAGAGGATTGAGAAGGTTGGGAGAAATAGATGCCGCTGATGAAGTAGAGAAGGATTTCAAGGTTTGGTTTGATGGTGGCGTTGGGGCGGAGTCAGTacctgtttga
- the LOC120274106 gene encoding lipid phosphate phosphatase gamma → MASPPAQAALKAVTLTHVRYRRGDSLGHFLAWVSLIPVFISLGGFVSHFLFRRELQGFFFALGLIFSQVLNELVKTSVQQSRPDTCAALEMCDSHGWPSSHSQYMFFFAIYFSLLCIRGLGISPRSRPFLTFLAWPPAILTMYSRVYLGYHTVAQVFAGAGLGLVLGALWFWIVNSILVDYFPAMEESWIGRVLYIKDSSHIKNVLKFEYDNARAARKKQAQD, encoded by the exons ATGGCTTCCCCTCCGGCGCAGGCGGCGCTCAAGGCGGTGACGCTCACCCACGTCCGGTACCGGCGCGGCGATTCTCTTGGTCACTTCCTTGCCTGGGTCTCCCTCATCCCTGTGTTCATCAGCCTCGGTGGCTTCGTCTCCCACTTCCTCTTCCGGCGAGAGCTCCAGGGCTTCTTCTTTGCCCTAGGCCTAATCTTCTCCCAGGTCCTCAACGAGCTTGTCAAGACCTCGGTGCAGCAATCCCGCCCCGACACCTGCGCCGCCCTTGAGATGTGCGACTCCCATGGATGGCCGTCCAGCCACTCTCAGTACATGTTCTTCTTCGCCATCTACTTCTCCCTCCTCTGCATCCGCGGTCTCGGCATCTCACCCCGATCCCGGCCCTTCCTCACCTTTCTCGCTTGGCCCCCCGCCATCCTCACCATGTACTCTCGCGTCTATCTCGGATACCACACCGTCGCCCAG GTGTTTGCAGGGGCGGGTCTTGGTCTTGTGCTCGGAGCGCTGTGGTTCTGGATTGTGAACAGTATCCTTGTGGATTACTTTCCGGCAATGGAGGAGAGTTGGATCGGGCGGGTCTTGTACATCAAGGATTCATCCCATATTAAGAATGTTCTGAAGTTTGAGTATGATAATGCTAGGGCAGCGAGGAAGAAGCAGGCTCAGGATTGA